Within Haematobia irritans isolate KBUSLIRL chromosome 2, ASM5000362v1, whole genome shotgun sequence, the genomic segment gagtagtgaacaaaatccatagcaactctcgtgaatgtacgTGAAtggaactaaaataaatatttcgtgcgtgagaaataaaatcggttcgtgtgagcgtgacacgcgtgaatcacgtgagtagtgaacaaaatccatagcaactctcgtgaatgtacgTGAAtggaactaaaataaatatttcgtgcgtgagaaataaaatcggttcgtgaatgtgcgtgaatacaatttctgcaaaatcacgctcacgaaaataatcaagatttgattcacactcgtatgttaaatgaaataaattttgctctcgaactatattctatttttgatgttacctttgctgatttccgtttggaaaatatcgtgagtatcgtgaatttgtcgtgaatcgtgcgtgaacgtgaatttcagtcacgcgcacacctctactttgtGGTATTCCCCAtcatgttttaataaaatatgaatcAAAGAGGTATTATTTTATACTCTACtgatttattttcgattttatgtctaaactcgaacttaatacccaccttttacaataatttttcaacTCGCACATAATTTTTTAAGAGTGAACTATTTTTTACTACAATTTAACACCCTTTTTATTGCATTCAAAATTTATCGTATTTAGAAACACAAGTAAATATGAAttattattaacgaataattgtgaactaaatttcatttttatcgttaaggccggtattaagttggcattactattctttaataattaattttgaagaaaataaaatttttctattggtgCTTTGGATCATTTCCCACGATGTCATAATACATTATAATATATGAGTTCTGTTTCAACCGTCGAATTGAATGGATGTGTTTTTAAATAGcggattatttaatttcatcgcaataagtacttattacgaatttcaaatGTGGTGGTCCAtttagccaccatgcagcgaaattcaaagtcatccactgggctgctaacttcagggcccagtggacgggtttcgactgaagttataaatttgggcaatgaagagttaggcccaattagtcgatacTTTGGTAAGTCGAACCTttcctaaggtaacgacatcataaGGGGATAAACCCTcaagaaagagattcaaggaacgcaaaaATGCCTTATTTATcccaaagaaattaggatcagtcgacccaaggtcccattggacctcatcacgcaaaatcgcattaatttttttcaaataccttGAAAAAGCGatttattgattcaatcacataaacatttaaagttttcaacttaaagCACTTTaatacaagaagtcataaaccatcacgctacaattcatataaaagataaagttatgtatgaaaaaaaaaaaaacaaaaaggttCAGCGGGACttcatcacgcacagaagggttaacTTGTTTCTGATTCCTTCAATGTACAATactgacactgtcgttgccagtttagaattagccaaatgcaaatattgggtatttacaatatttgcatttggctacatgggacatgatagggagattccTCCATGTGTCAttaacaccttagttgaggagtcattgaaaacaaagacaacacTCATGAGAtgtgatgcaaatgcacatcatattaTATGGGGAAGaggtgacattaatacaagaggagagccacccctagagtttattttgcgtactaatttgatagtttgcaataagggagattccccaaccttcgtcactaaaaacaggcaagaggttgtgTACGTCACCTtagctgaatgaaatgatatctgagtggaaggttttaagtgaacataacTTCTCAGGTCATCGCTCaagtcagtttaaatttggctgTTCgtgcttcaaagaccatatttttcCGCCAAATatgaggaaagctgattggaataggtatagggatacATTCAATGtggtgataccggaaataccagagacaaatacatcaacagataaCAGTACGAGCTTGACAACGGGCCTTGTAACAGTACAATTTCCAACCCTGATGTCAACAACTCGAACTTTTTGTTCGGGGCCTAAGTAGATCTTTTCGATTCTACCTACTTTCCACTCTGGTGGAGGCAAATTATCTTTCCTGATTACTACcatattcctctttccaccATTTGGCGAAAGAGTGATAAAGGACCTTAAGTTGCACATAACTTAACGACTGAATCGTGGTGTCGGGCTCCGAAGGAGAGAGAAGGGCAGAACCTATAAGGAAGTGTCCCGGGGTTAAAGGGACCAAATCGGTCGGATTTTCGCTCATCGGACTAAGGGGTcttgaaagctgattggaataggtatagggatacATTCAATATGGTGATAcctgaaataccagagacaaatataagCAGTGTAAACCGTGGAATGGATTTCAAAGGCCTTAACATCTCACTGCATACCCtagggaaagccaagggggtgaAATCAACCGCCGTGGTCTACGTATTTTAATCAATGAGGGAACCCTGCACTAAGCGCTTtaaaaagcaaagtccacaagagctccggaggattgggacgttTACAAGATGAAGGTGAGAgggtataaacgagaactgagatggGTTCAGCACAactcttggaatgtttactgtagcagtattcagAATacatccgaggcttccagagtaCGAAAGGTACTAGCACCCGTTAACTccactccaggtttcattaaaacatcttaGGGCAATTAGACAACGTTCAGTGAAgatacgctggaggtactatttgacacatattttcctggaaatcagagcaGTGATtgtcagaattatcccctggttgtcggcgatatatatgctgtatcaacttagcatatattccagataagtggagggaaacaaaattcgttttcatacctaaagcgggaaaagcttcttactcgagtgcgaaggatttccgacaaatcagcttatcctcattccctcttaagactctggagaggattatagacatttatcttagaagtagcatcgattcaagattgctctcgaaacgacaacatgcttaCTCTACTGAGACCACATTGCATGAACTAATCAgtttgtcaatgaatacacaattgtgGCTTTTCTAAACATCTAAGGGGCATTCAACAAAGTCCACcgtagctcgatattaaatggagtgACAACTCTGAGTGTTGATCAAGGAACACTTCTAACGAAGAGACGTAATTCACAGATACAAAGGTATGCGAACAGAGGCATTCCCAAGTTCTATCACTTCTTCTTTgggatgttgctataaacaaccttctggtttccctaaaaaaaaggataaaagtggtgccaTAGGCAGATGATGTGGAAATAGCAGTCAGGgacaaattcccatccacaatcagatacAGAACTAGtcttgtactgcaaagatcacaAAACTCcaacggttaagcccatatcctacgggttgtattgaaattccctttggtgagtgtgcaaaataccttggcgttattttggacaggaagctgaactttaagcttaatattgaagaaagggcgagcggAAAAGGCgtggaattaaataaaataatttgtcaaTGAGGagggaaaaacaaataaaaacgtaattaaattttggtttttaaataataaattaaagtttaatttattgGTGGGGGTATTCGTACCTTCGGGtatatgagagagagagagagggagtaaGTGAGAGTGAACTTTTTGTTAagttaaatgtaattttttcagATATCGTTGTAATTCAGAGGTGTATTTTACAATTCATTAAAACTTACAAATAATAGGTTGTCTACCCGAACATCCCGCCCCTTGCAGAAATGCAATATAGGGGCCATCAGGTGCTAGGGGACGTATGACGAGAATTAATTAGACAATTCAATGgacaaaaacataaacaaaataaattcaaattcaatggGACCCAGAATGGACGTGAATCACAATCATAGCAGGTCCACTGCCGGTGTTGGGGTTAACAGTGGAAGTGTTGGCCGGATTGTGACCACAGGTGCATCGTCCGCCGACGTCGTCACATTATTGTGACGACGAGCAGTTAGCGAGCGCCTTTGGTGGGGTCACGTCGTGATTGTGGCTTGCTAGGTTTAGTTTAGTGTTGgtaaagtaacgagtatttgattacaagtactcgttactgactaattttttgagtactcgttactagtaaaagagtactcaatatcttcaattccaatttttttcttctaacggtaagtaagttggcggtttggaagtaaaattcttgacttcttggaaaatattaattgaagttttcgaaaatcgttttatgagttaaaataacacgaaaaggatatatggcttcacctttgaacaaagtgaaaaatttatctgatttcttaaaaacgtttgcatttgaaaaaaattgcattgggtgtaggtgggagctataatttaaagcatcacatggatcacgtttcatgcgaatagtatgaataataatgtcgttgacttcagctggttcaatccaattgttttcagagaaggtacccaagcttattaaaaaacccttggaaaatttcaacattgggtctcacgataaaaatgatcgctaaatattttcatccactgtcaatggtggatttaaaaagtttgcaaattgcAAGCATCAGTAATACACAATGCCATTTAGATATACCCTGACAAAAAATACCAACTAGTGAatacgaaattggctctaaaaatttgaatgattggtgaaaatctttttctaacgagacccatatatctacaacaccacattttataacactagaataaaactggataatgtaatttgcttttctatactgtttttaaatttaaaaaagaggaagatattattaaaaagtgcccacaatgtcttttttaattttttttacaaaagtaacgagtagtaacgagtactcaattgaaaagtaacgagtagtaacgagtagtcaaaagtaatcaaaatttacaacactagTTTAGTTTTGCTAGTGGCCTTCCTGGAATTCTGGGGTCGGCTAGCGACGGCACTAGGGAATCTTCACGCTTCCCAACAAACCTCGGGTGGAGCAGCGTATGGAGCTCACCACAGCACTCCATACACCTTTCCCGACTCTTATAATTAATCCTTTTGTGGGATTCAgccaaacaattaaaaaatagcCGAATTGCATTACGGCTTTACGACGTTTCGCAGAGTCCATAGCTCGGAAACGCGGACAAAGGCGGAGTGCGTGTGGCTGCAGCCACACTTCGCATCTCTCTTCACCACACTTCTTCTTCGGCTGGGCGACGTCTTTTTCTGCCTCAGGGCGTTCATTTGTGAGATGACGTGATGGATGTCTGgaaatacgaaaataaaatgggACAGCACACATACAAACAAAAGAAGAGGTCATTAATTTTGTACATCAACAGATAACAGTACGAGCTTGACAACGGGCCTTGTAACAGTACAATTTCTAACCCTGATGTACACAACTCGCACTTTGTTGTCGGGGCCTAAGTAGATCTTTTCGATTCTACCTACTTTCCACTCTGGGGGAGGCAAATTATCTTTCCTGATTAATACcatattcctctttccaccATTTGGAGAAAGAGTGATAAAGGACCTTAAGTTGCACATAACTTAACGACTGAATCGTGGTGTCGGGCTCCGAAAGAGAGAGAACGGCAGAACTTATAAGGAAGTGTCCCGGGGTCAAAGGGGCCAAATCGGTCGGATTGTCGCTCATCGGACTAAGGGGCCTTGAATTAAGGCAGGCTTCGATTCTGGCTAACATCGTGCTGAACTCTTCAAAAGTGAACTTCTGAGAGTGAGACACCTTCTTAAGATGAGTCTTGAAACTCTTAACTCCTGCCTACCAAAGACCACCCATATGTGGCGCACCAGGggggaataaatttccattcgAATAATTGGAAGGCATTAAGCGAAATAAGAGTTTGCTTCACTTCAGCTTGGTCTCTGCCAAGAACATTAGAAGCTCCTACAGCCTCTTCGGGAGAAAGATCAAGTGAACGTAGCAATAAAACAATAAGTCGACATATCATTTGTCGCTTCCAAATGAATTGCCTTAGTCGCAAAGcataaaaacacaaacacatatCCTTTAGTGATACGGCAACCTCTACCAATGTTGGTCGTAATATCAAAGGGGCCTGCAAAGTCGACTCCAGTGCATGTAAACGGACGAGACAATGTAGGTCTCTTAAGAGGAATAGCGGTCGACAGTTTTCTTCCGAAACAATACGCATGCATGGCAATTATGGATGATTGTTATGAGATTCTTCAGTCTGGACACCCAAAATTCTAATCTCAACATTAATGAATTTTCACCATGTACCGTATTCTTGTGAAACATGGAATCTTATTCGCATGCGGTCGGAAGCAAAAAATGCTACCAATTCTGCTAAAACAAGAAATGCGAGAACACTAACACAAAGAGAGCACGCGAGAATGGACAAAATGGTGAAAAAAGGCGCTAGATCGGACAAAAGGGACTGGAGCAACCAGATCGCCCTAACAGCACAAGCAGCAACAGCAGACACACATCGCAGCCGAGACTTATATAAATCAGTTCGTCAGCTGACGAGGTCCAAGCCATTAAGAAGCAGTAACGGCGAGTTAACGTCAATAAAAGAGGAGCAAATCAAAATATGGAAAGTACTATAAAGAGCTGCTCACGGCACCCACACACCCCCTGGAAAACATATGCAATTGCCCTGGGCATGAAGAAGCACTACATTTTGACACTTCCTGTCCCAACATACCGGAAATATACCAAGCTATTTCATCTCTGAAGTCAACAAATCTCCTGGCCCAGACAACATATCTCCGGAGTTATTTAAAGCCGATAGCTCGCTGAGTGCCGAACTTTTACAACCActtgtatcaaatttttggtaaacAGACGTCTTACCGACGGAAGCCAAGGAAGGAGTTATTACTTTGCTCCCAAAGAAAGGCGACCTATCTATGTAAGAACTGGAGGGGAATCACATTAAACATGATCAACAAAGTAATAGCACATATCCTGAACAAGCGGCTATCAGACTTTGTAAATCCAAGCTTGAGAAACGAACAAACTGGCTTTAGAACGCGGCGGCCTTGCGTCGACCATGTCAACACTATACGAATAATAGTCGAACAATCCGGTGAGTGGCGCTCACCACTTTATCTGTGCTTCATTGACTTTACAAAAGCTTTTGATACCATACGACACGAAGTATTACTGAAAGCGCTGGAATGTAAGagagttcaaaaaaaaaaaaataatacgaaTAATAGCTAGCCTTTACGACGGTGCAACTTGCTTAGCGACCAAATAAAAGTCGAAATAGGCGTACGCCAAGGATGTGTCCTCTCACCACTCCTCTTCAACTTACTTCTCGATGTAATTATGTCACGAGTATCTCAGAGTCACAGAGGAATAACCTGGGGACTACAAGGAAACCTCTGCGATCTCGACTACGCCGACGATATTTGCCTTATTGCGCATAAGGGCACAGAAATCCAAGGTATGCTGAACGATCTTAATAAGTATGCGGTGACTGCTGGAATGTCCATAAATATCCAAAACACAAAAGCCATGCGAATCAATGCGAGCAACAATGATACAATTGCAGTAGATCGGAAGCCAATTGAAAATGTAAACACATTCTGCTACTTGGGAAGCATTATAACATCCGATGGTGGTACATCTGAAGATATAAAAAATCGTCTCAATAAGGGCCGAGCCGCTTTCGCGCCCTTAGAGAAGGTATGGCGTTCAACATACATATCGGGGACCACGAAAATTAACATCTTCAACGCAAGCATAAAATCAGTAATACTGTATGGTTGTAAGACATGGAATTTCGCAATCTACAGGCTTTTCAAGTATTTATTAATCGCTGCCTAAGGAAAATAGTACGAATATTTTGGCCAAATACTATCACAAAGGAAGAACTATGGCGTACCACCGAGCAGCAACCTGCATTATTGGAAATTGAAGAAGAAAATGGATGTGGATCGGGCATACCCTAAGGAAGCCGCACGATGACATAAGAAGAACAGCACTTGATTGGAATGAAGAGGTAgaccacatatatatatatatatatatatatatatatatatatatatatatatatatatatatatatatatatatatatatatatatatatatatatatatatatatatatatatatatatatatatatatatatatatatatatatatatatatatatatatatatatatatatatatatatatatatatatatatatatatatatatatatatatatatatatatatatatatatatatatatatatatatatatatatatatatatatatatatatatatatatatatatgcgaaCGTATTATCTCCGCAGCAGTCGGGAAGTCACCTTCAACGTCATCAGCCAGTTTATGTAGGGTCCGAATAGCTAATTATGGGGCACAgttagggatgccagattttttttttttttttttttttttttatttttatttacattacaactgaGTCATACTCATCTAGTAATTTACAATTATTAGCTCATTATCTTATTGCTAAAATATATAGcaaagaatacaatttttgagaagaAACTCAAGACTTTCTCTCTAGTTGGGTTCTTGAACGAATTTTAGATGACCAAATCCATTGGGGTTGTCCTCTGTAACCTTCTTATTGGTAGATAGTTTTGGAATATGGTGTTCAATTCGGCGTTTACATGACATCGCAATTTATTAGCGTGACTCTGCGCAGCAAATGATATTTCTTCTACAATAGGCTTAACTTGTAAATCTCTGTGAAGATCGGAATTTCGGATGTACCAAGGTGCATTAACCATGGTACGTAAAATCTTGTTTTGGGTTTTCTGAATACATTCGACATAGTTGTTTGAAGCACAGCCCCATAGCTGGATTCCATACATCCAAATTGGCTTAATCATTTGATTATAAATGAGGACTTTGTTTTTTATGGATACCTTACTATCCACAAAAAGCCAATATAGCTGACTAAATTTTAGTTTCATCTCTTGGTTTTTCTTCTTGACATGTTCCTTCCATTTGATTTTCGTGTCCAATGTCATTCCGAGGTATTTGGCATTATTGGCGTAAGGGATTtgtatattatttataaatattggcGTTGGCGATActcttttatttgtaaataacatGTGAATTGATTTACTTTCATTTATATGCATTCTCCATCTAGTAATCCAATCGTGAATCTCTGTCAGAGTTTTTTGTAGTTTGTTGGTTGCTTGTTTCTCTGACTCCGAGGTGCAAAGCAACGCAGTATCATCCGCAAATGTAGCTATCGTCGACGATATCTGAGTTGgaacatctcttgtaaataGTAAGTACAATAGAGGTCCAAGCTCACTCCCTTGGGGTACTCCGGCTTGTACTGGTTTAAGGGTAGAATATTCATTTGCATGTTTTACGCGGAAATGCCGATCTGTTAAATATGATTCCAATATTTGATAGAACTCCGTTGGGAGATCGttatacaatttaaaaagaAGGCCTTTATGCCAAACTTTATCGAATGCCTTGCTTATGTCAAGAAACACAGCAGAGCAGActtgtttattttctatagcTTTTTCTGCGACATCTATTATACGGTGTACTTGCTGCACAGTAGAATGTTGACTTCTGAAGCCAAATTGATGGTCAGGAATTAATTTTCTCTGTGTAGTGATCAATTCCAGTCTttttaatagaagtttttcaaaaactttggaTAGAATAGGGAGAAGAGATATGGGTCTGTACGAGTTTATATCATTTTCGGGTTTACCAGGTTTATGTATTACAATTATCTCAGCTACTTTCCATGGCAATGGCACATATCTTAAACGAAAGCATGCATTTATAATCTGTAGTAGTGCTTTTTGTGCTTTCTTGGGTAGCTTTTTAAGTAATTTCCCCGTAATTAGGTCGTAGCCTGGAGCCTTTTTTGCACTCAAGTCATTTTTGATAACGTTTACTAATTCGTTTAGTTTGGCCGGCTTGATTGTTAATCTATCTATTTTATTGATTCTACTTAAATCTtcgttagtggaactttgtagcggtgtaaaaatattttgaaaatgttcggCAAATAGTTCAGCCTTTTCAATTGGTTTTATTGCCCAGGAACCATCTTCCTTTTTTATTGGAGGTATATGTGCTCGAGATTGTTGCAAATGTTTAGTGGCTTTCCATAAACTATAATTAGTTTCTTTGGTAGGCGCCAAgttcattaatttttgtgacagtgttttgtttttgatctcagtagTTTTCAGTTTCAACTCTGTGATAAGTTTGTTTAATATCCTTTTGTTTTCTGAAGTTCTATGCTTTTGCCATCTTTTCCTGGCTTTGCGCTTTTGGGACAATAGTTCTCTAATCTCTTTGGGATAATTATTACATTGATTCATTTTGTAAGGTGTATTCGTACTCTCCCATGCAGCTGTTTGGATTGTGGAGACAAATATATCTAATTGTTCTTCAATTTGAAGCGTGGTTTTCAAAGGAACATTTAGGTTCAGTTTTTTATTAAGACTGAAATTGAAGTAATGCCAGTTAGTTTTACCGTTAAGCAAATGATCAGTTgctttattttcaattacagaATCGCTGATGGTCATGATGACCGCAGAGTGATCGGACGAAGAAAGAGATGTGGTGTTTTGTATTTCAATATAGTTCTTAGAGATGTTTTTAAGAATAAAAAAGTCTATTAAATCCGGAATCAGTTCTGTATTTGTGGGCCAGTAAGTTGGTTCATTGCCAGTATATACTTCACATTTGCAAGTTTTGCAAGCCTTGTAGAGCTGTCTGCCTTTTGAAGTAGTTAGTCTAGATCCCCATAATTTGTTTTTGGCGTTAAAGTCTCCACCTATAATGAAGTGATGCCCAAGCGTTTTTAACATCTCAACATAGTGGTCATATTGGATAGAATGCCTTGGTGGTGAGTATACTGCAGCTACTTTGAatgattttatttgatttattgtTACTGAAACACAAGCTATCTGAAACATTTcttgttcaattttttcttcttcgtaGT encodes:
- the LOC142224729 gene encoding uncharacterized protein LOC142224729, with amino-acid sequence MSRVSQSHRGITWGLQGNLCDLDYADDICLIAHKGTEIQGMLNDLNKYAVTAGMSINIQNTKAMRINASNNDTIAVDRKPIENVNTFCYLGSIITSDGGTSEDIKNRLNKGRAAFAPLEKAFQVFINRCLRKIVRIFWPNTITKEELWRTTEQQPALLEIEEENGCGSGIP